The proteins below are encoded in one region of Zootoca vivipara chromosome 10, rZooViv1.1, whole genome shotgun sequence:
- the LOC118091280 gene encoding uncharacterized protein LOC118091280, with protein sequence MHVWLVLISPASSKATAALCPESWERKPRQEERMRVSAVATFAVLSVQFCTLAQVHGKWAGKGLVDPAGAGGAKKPLHAPLEGDREAEAQRLPPARSRKAEGGAGAGGRAHSKAASKPQPGHVKQKASSKKQVPQLSPPRSKSPGLQNYLKGHGKFNTDTYSCPGIQSKACRKPSDCDGCLGLYTCKLPRGKCDLKAVSHETGGFFQNIQNR encoded by the exons ATGCATGTGTGGCTGGTTTTAATCTCTCCGGCAAGCTCCAAGGCAACAGCAGCCCTTTGCCCAGAGAGCTGGGAGAGAAAAcccaggcaggaagagaggatgAGGGTTTCCGCAGTGGCTACCTTTGCTGTGCTTTCTGTTCAGTTTTGTACCCTGGCTCAAGTCCATGGGAAGTGGGCTGGGAAAGGGCTGGTGGACCCAGCAGGGGCTGGAGGAGCCAAGAAACCTCTCCACGCGCCCCTTGAAGGAGACAGAGAGGCGGAAGCCCAAAGACTGCCTCCTGCCAGGTCGCGGAAGGCGGAAGGAGGAGCTGGAGCAGGTGGCAGAGCCCACAGCAAAGCGGCAAGCAAACCCCAACCGGGACATGTTAAACAGAAGGCCAGCAGCAAGAAGCAGGTTCCCCAGCTGTCCCCTCCGAGAAGTAAGAGCCCAGGACTTCAGAACTACTTGAAAGGACATGGGAAATTTAACACAGATACG tATTCCTGTCCTGGGATTCAGTCAAAGGCCTGCAGAAAACCCTCAGACTGCGATGGCTGCCTGGGCCTCTATACCTGCAAACTGCCGAGAGGGAAGTGCGACCTGAAAGCAGTTTCCCATGAAACAG GTGGTTTCTTCCAGAATATCCAGAACAGATAA